Proteins found in one Balaenoptera acutorostrata chromosome 17, mBalAcu1.1, whole genome shotgun sequence genomic segment:
- the LOC130705535 gene encoding glycine cleavage system H protein, mitochondrial-like: MALRVAAIVRVAVCSLRAISAPNAPCPPQPWGLRAGAVRALRTSPALLSGRKFTDKHEWVTTENGVGTVGSSNFAQEALGDVVYCSLPEVGTKLNKQEEFGALESVKAASELYSPLSGEVTEINEALAENPGLVNKSCYEDGWLIKMTLSNPSELDELMSEEAYEKYIKSIEE; the protein is encoded by the coding sequence ATGGCGCTGCGAGTGGCAGCGATAGTGCGGGTCGCGGTCTGCAGCCTGCGTGCCATCTCTGCGCCCAACGCGCCCTGCCCGCCGCAGCCCTGGGGACTAAGGGCGGGCGCCGTCCGGGCGCTGCGCACCAGCCCCGCTCTGCTGTCGGGTCGTAAATTCACAGACAAACATGAATGGGTAACAACAGAAAATGGTGTTGGAACAGTGGGAAGCAGCAATTTTGCACAGGAAGCTTTGGGAGATGTTGTTTACTGTAGTCTGCCTGAAGTTGGGACAAAATTGAACAAACAAGAGGAATTTGGTGCTTTGGAAAGTGTGAAAGCTGCTAGTGAACTCTATTCTCCTCTATCAGGAGAAGTAACTGAAATTAATGAAGCTCTAGCAGAAAATCCAGGGCTTGTCAACAAATCTTGTTATGAAGATGGTTGGCTGATCAAGATGACACTCAGTAACCCTTCAGAACTTGATGAACTAATGAGTGAAGAAGCGtatgagaaatacataaaatctatTGAGGAGTGA